In one Pseudoliparis swirei isolate HS2019 ecotype Mariana Trench chromosome 23, NWPU_hadal_v1, whole genome shotgun sequence genomic region, the following are encoded:
- the syt5a gene encoding synaptotagmin Va isoform X1, which produces MRLVGVAEGRSRRAAEEAEKERPAAPSHRSNHQFASMKNKFYNEHTHLPNHKLRMPMWEVGGIVFVVLALVACMTFCIYKKCCNKTKKPKKVREKKGGRGRRKKDKDGEEGDEKLKGGEEGKEDEEKESFGKLEYSLDYNFNDNQLIVGILQAQDLAAMDMGGTSDPYVKVYMLPDKKKKFETKIQRKNLCPVFNETFTFKIPYSELGGQTLVLQVFDFDRFGKHDVIGEIKIPMKSIDLAQPIQEWKDLVGGVKEEQEKLGDVCISLRYVPTAGKLTINIMEAKNLKKMDVGGLSDPFVKVVLQHNGKRLKKKKTTIKQNTLNPYFNESFSFEIPFSQIQKVQVVFTVYDYDKLGSNDTIGKCWMGYGASGVGLRHWSDMLANPRRPVAQWHVLQTEEDVDAALKAPVR; this is translated from the exons ATGCGATTGGTCGGCGTGGCCGAGGGGCGGAGCCGCAGGGCGGCCGAGGAGGCCGAGAAGGAGCGGCCGGCGGCCCCCTCGCATCGCTCCAACCACCAGTTTGCCAGCATGAAGAACAAGTTCTACaatgagcacacacacctgccaa ATCATAAACTCAGGA TGCCCATGTGGGAGGTGGGCGGCATCGTGTTCGTGGTCCTCGCCCTCGTCGCCTGCATGACGTTCTGCATCTACAAGAAGTGCTGCAACAAGACCAAGAAGCCCAAGAAGGTCCGCGAGAAGAAGGGAGGACGAGGGCGCAGGAAGAAGGATAaggatggagaggaaggagacgagaAGTTGaaaggg ggagaggagggaaaggaagacgaggagaaggagagcttTGGCAAACTGGAGTACTCGCTGGACTATAACTTCAATGACAAccag ctgATCGTCGGCATCCTCCAGGCTCAGGACCTGGCGGCCATGGACATGGGCGGCACCTCGGACCCCTACGTCAAGGTCTACATGCTGccggacaagaagaagaagttcgAGACCAAAATCCAGCGCAAGAACCTTTGTCCCGTCTTCAATGAGACCTTCACCTTTAAG ATTCCCTACAGTGAGTTGGGCGGTCAGACGTTGGTGCTGCAGGTGTTCGACTTTGACCGTTTCGGTAAACACGACGTCATCGGCGAGATCAAGATCCCCATGAAGAGCATCGACCTCGCCCAGCCGATACAGGAGTGGAAGGATCTGGTTGGAGGAGTGAAAGAGGAG CAAGAGAAGCTCGGTGACGTCTGCATCTCGCTCCGTTACGTCCCCACGGCGGGGAAACTGACCATCAACATCATGGAGGCCAAGAACCTGAAGAAGATGGATGTGGGAGGACTGtcag acccctTTGTGAAGGTGGTGCTGCAGCACAACGGGAAGcggctgaagaagaagaagaccacgATCAAGCAGAACACGCTGAACCCGTACTTCAACGAGAGCTTCAGCTTCGAGATCCCCTTCTCCCAGATCCag AAAGTCCAGGTGGTGTTCACGGTGTACGACTACGACAAGCTGGGCAGCAACGACACCATCGGCAAGTGCTGGATGGGCTACGGCGCCTCGGGCGTCGGGCTGCGCCACTGGTCCGACATGCTGGCCAACCCCCGGCGCCCGGTGGCCCAGTGGCACGTCCTGCAGACGGAGGAGGACGTGGACGCTGCGCTGAAGGCCCCCGtccgctga
- the syt5a gene encoding synaptotagmin Va isoform X2, whose translation MRLVGVAEGRSRRAAEEAEKERPAAPSHRSNHQFASMKNKFYNEHTHLPMPMWEVGGIVFVVLALVACMTFCIYKKCCNKTKKPKKVREKKGGRGRRKKDKDGEEGDEKLKGGEEGKEDEEKESFGKLEYSLDYNFNDNQLIVGILQAQDLAAMDMGGTSDPYVKVYMLPDKKKKFETKIQRKNLCPVFNETFTFKIPYSELGGQTLVLQVFDFDRFGKHDVIGEIKIPMKSIDLAQPIQEWKDLVGGVKEEQEKLGDVCISLRYVPTAGKLTINIMEAKNLKKMDVGGLSDPFVKVVLQHNGKRLKKKKTTIKQNTLNPYFNESFSFEIPFSQIQKVQVVFTVYDYDKLGSNDTIGKCWMGYGASGVGLRHWSDMLANPRRPVAQWHVLQTEEDVDAALKAPVR comes from the exons ATGCGATTGGTCGGCGTGGCCGAGGGGCGGAGCCGCAGGGCGGCCGAGGAGGCCGAGAAGGAGCGGCCGGCGGCCCCCTCGCATCGCTCCAACCACCAGTTTGCCAGCATGAAGAACAAGTTCTACaatgagcacacacacctgccaa TGCCCATGTGGGAGGTGGGCGGCATCGTGTTCGTGGTCCTCGCCCTCGTCGCCTGCATGACGTTCTGCATCTACAAGAAGTGCTGCAACAAGACCAAGAAGCCCAAGAAGGTCCGCGAGAAGAAGGGAGGACGAGGGCGCAGGAAGAAGGATAaggatggagaggaaggagacgagaAGTTGaaaggg ggagaggagggaaaggaagacgaggagaaggagagcttTGGCAAACTGGAGTACTCGCTGGACTATAACTTCAATGACAAccag ctgATCGTCGGCATCCTCCAGGCTCAGGACCTGGCGGCCATGGACATGGGCGGCACCTCGGACCCCTACGTCAAGGTCTACATGCTGccggacaagaagaagaagttcgAGACCAAAATCCAGCGCAAGAACCTTTGTCCCGTCTTCAATGAGACCTTCACCTTTAAG ATTCCCTACAGTGAGTTGGGCGGTCAGACGTTGGTGCTGCAGGTGTTCGACTTTGACCGTTTCGGTAAACACGACGTCATCGGCGAGATCAAGATCCCCATGAAGAGCATCGACCTCGCCCAGCCGATACAGGAGTGGAAGGATCTGGTTGGAGGAGTGAAAGAGGAG CAAGAGAAGCTCGGTGACGTCTGCATCTCGCTCCGTTACGTCCCCACGGCGGGGAAACTGACCATCAACATCATGGAGGCCAAGAACCTGAAGAAGATGGATGTGGGAGGACTGtcag acccctTTGTGAAGGTGGTGCTGCAGCACAACGGGAAGcggctgaagaagaagaagaccacgATCAAGCAGAACACGCTGAACCCGTACTTCAACGAGAGCTTCAGCTTCGAGATCCCCTTCTCCCAGATCCag AAAGTCCAGGTGGTGTTCACGGTGTACGACTACGACAAGCTGGGCAGCAACGACACCATCGGCAAGTGCTGGATGGGCTACGGCGCCTCGGGCGTCGGGCTGCGCCACTGGTCCGACATGCTGGCCAACCCCCGGCGCCCGGTGGCCCAGTGGCACGTCCTGCAGACGGAGGAGGACGTGGACGCTGCGCTGAAGGCCCCCGtccgctga